The genomic interval GCCGTCTTTCTCGTCTCCCCGATCCGGCATGAAAACCTCGGGCCGCCGCTTCCGGATCCGGAGGAACACAACCGCCGGCTTCGGCTCTACGGCGACGCGCTCCGGCAGGCCGCCGAAAAGCGACGGCTCGGCTTCATCGACCTTTTCGACGGCCTGGCGCCCGGGCCGGGCGAAGGCCCCCTGACGGACAACGGCATCCACCTCACCGACCGAGGATATCGCCGCGCCGCCGAGACGATCCTCCGGGCGCTGGGCCTCGGGCCGGTCCCCTCCGAGGTCTCCGTGACGCTCGAGGGCGCCTCGCGGGCCGCCCGCCGCGAGGCGCTCCCCGGCGGCCGGTCCCGCCTCCGGATCGAAGGCCTCCGCCCCGGCCGGTACGAGCTCCGCGTGGACGGCGTTCCCGCGGCGTCCGCGACCGCCGAGGAGTGGGCGCGCGGCGTGGAGATCGATCACGGCCCGGAGGTCGAACGCTTCGAGCGCCTCCGCGAGGCGATCCGCCTGAAGAACTTCCACTACTTCAATCGGTGGCGCCCGCAGAACGAAACCTACATCTTCGGGTTCCGCAAGCGCGAACAGGGCCACCTGGCCCCCGAGATCCCGCGCTTCGACCCCGTGGTCGAGGCCAAAGAACGGGACATCGCCGCGATCCTCGCGTCCGCCCCGCCGGCGTACGTCCTGGAGGTTCGGCCGTGATCGCGGCGCTTCTGGCTCTGCTCCTGCAGGCGCCGCAGGAACCCGATCCCGAACAGGAACGCCGCTCCTTCAAGGTCGCCGAAGGCTGGGAGGTGACGCTTTTCGCGGCCGACCCGCTCGTGGCCAAGCCGATTCAGATGAACTGGGATCCCCGGGGGCGCCTCTGGGTGGCGACGTCGACCGTCTATCCGCAGATCCTCCCCGGCCAGACCCCGGACGACAAGATCGTGGTCCTGGAGGATTCCGACGGCGACGGCCGCGCGGACCGCTCGCACGTCTTCGCCGAGGGTCTCTTCATCCCCACCGGGGTCGAGCCCGGCCGCGGCGGAGCGTATGTGGCGAACTCCACCGAGCTTCTCCATCTGGCGGACACCGACGGCGACGGCCGCGCGGACCGCCGGCGCATCCTCCTTTCGGGCTTCGGCACGGAGGACACGCACCACATCATCCACACCTTCCGCTGGGGCCCCGACGGCGCGCTCTACTTCAATCAGTCGATCTACATCCACAGCCACGTCGAAACCCCCCACGGTCCGCGCCGCCTCGGCGGGGCCGGCATCTGGCGCTTCCGGCCGGACACGTACGAACTGGACGTCTTCGTCCGCGGCATGTGCAATCCCTGGGGCCACACGTTCGACGCCTGGGGACAGTCCTTCGGCACCGACGGCGCGGGCTTCGACGGCATCCACTATCTGCTCCCCGGAGCCACCTTCGTGCACTTCCCCGGCGCGGAGCGTCCCTTTCCGGGGCTCAACCCGGGACATCCCAAGTACTGCGGCCACGAGATCCTCAGCGGACGCCACGTCCCGGAGGACTGGCGCGGCAACATCGTCGCCAACGACTTCCGGGCGCACCGCATCGTGCGGTTCGCGATCGGCGACGACGGAGCGGGATACTTCGCCAAGCCGCTCGGCGACCTTCTCTCCTCCACCGACCCCGCGTTCCGTCCCGTGGACGTGCGGATGGGGCCGGACGGCGCGCTTTACGTGGCGGACTGGTACAACCCCATCATCAACCACGGCGAGGTGAGCTTCCGCGATCCCCGCCGCGACAAGACCCGCGGGCGGATCTGGCGCCTGAGCTTCAAGGGCCGCCCCCTCGTGCCCCGGCCCCGCCTCCACGGCGCGCCCGTCCCCGAACTCCTCGAACACCTCAAGGCGCCCGAAGACTGGACGCGCCACATGGCCCGGCGGGAGCTGGCCGAGCGCGGGCCGGCCGAGGTCCTGCCCGTCCTGACCGCCTGGATCCGCACGCTCTCCGACGAACACGATCTCCTCGAAGGGCTTTGGCTCCAGGAGACCCTCGGATCGGTCGAGCCCGATCTCCTGCGGCGCCTTCTGCGGGCGCGGGACCCGCGCGCCCGCGCGGCGGCCGTCCGCGTCCTGGCCCACGTTCATCGCCGGGTTCCCGACGCCCTGGCGCTGCTCGAGGAGCGCGCGGCGGACGACCATCCCCGCGTGCGCCTGGAGGCGGTCCGTGCGCTTCAGGAGATTCCCTCCGAGCGGGCGATCGAAGCGGCCTTCCGGGCGTTCGACTTCCCGGTCGACCGCTTCCTGGACTACGCGCTCTGGCTTCTGGCCCGCGAGACGCGGGATCGGTGGGTTCCGGCCTTCGAAGCGGGCCGGATTTCCTTCGGAGGCGACGCGCGGCGGCTCCAGTTCGCCCTCCAGGCGGCGCGCGCGACGTCGGCGCTTCCGACGCTGGCGCGCCATTTGCGCGAGGGGCGGATCGTGCACGGCCGCGAGGGAGTCGTCGAGTTCCTGGCCGCCTCGGGGGGGCCGGAGGAACTTCGGACGCTCTTTGAGCTCCAGGACGCGGCGCTGCGTCCCCGCGTGTTCGAGCATCTGGCGCGGGCGGCGCGGGAGCGCGGGGCGCGCCCCGCGGGGGATCTCGGGCGCGTCCGCGAGCATTTCGACTCGGTCGAAGCGTCTCTCGTCCTGGCCGGGGCCTGGAAGCTCGAGGCGCTGCGGCCCGAGCTGGAGCGCCGCGCCCGGGCCGGAAGCCGGGCGGCGGTCGAGGGCCTCGTCGCGCTCGGCGGCCCCGCGAGCGTGGAGTTCTTCCGGCGGCTGGCCGCTCCCGACGGCCCGGAAGGCGCGCGCGTCCTCGGAGTCCTGGGGCTGGCGGCGCTCGACGTCCAGGCCGCCGCCGGGCCCGCCGCGCAGATCCTGGCCGCGGCGCCGCTCGACCTCGTCCCCGCCTTCCTGTCCCGCAAGGGGGGAGCCGAAGCGCTCGCCGCGGCGCTCGATCCTTCCAGGATCCCCGCGGACGCCGCGCGCCTGGGGCTTCGGGCGATCTATGAGGCCGGCGGCCAGGCGCCGGCCCTGGCGGAGGTCTTCCGCACGGCCGTGGGCCTCGGATCCCGCAGCCGCGAACGGTCCCCCGAGGAGATGAAGGCGCTCATGGCCGACGTCCTGGCCAGGGGCGACCCCGCGCGCGGAGAGGACGTCTATCGGCGGCGGGAGCTCGGGTGCGTCCAGTGCCACGCGATCGCGGGCGCCGGGGGCAACGTGGGGCCGGACCTTCTGAGCCTCGGGGCGAGCGCGCCGCTCGACTACATCGTGGAATCCGTTCTTCTGCCCGAGAAGAAACAGAAGGAAGGCTACGCCTCGCTCCAGGTCCTGACGACCTCCGGGGACGTTCTGAGCGGGGTCGTTCTTCGCCGTTTGCCCGACGGAGGCGTGGTCCTGCGGGACCCCGCGCGGGACGAGATCGTCCTTCCGCGCGGCAAGATCGAGGCGATGAAGCCGATCGGTTCGGTCATGCCCTCGGGCCTGGCGGACCTCCTGACGGACGCCGAGTTCCTGGATCTCGTGCGGTTCCTCTCGGAGCTGGGCAAACCGGGGCCCTTCGCCGCCGGCGTGGCTCCGGTCGTGCGCCGATGGCGCGTGCGCGAAGGGGCGTCGCCGGCCTGGATTCCCGCCTACAGCCGCGTCTCCGGGAACCTGCCGCTCGAGGGCGTTTCGGCGGCCCGGGCCGAAATCGAGGTCACCACGCCGGGAACATTCCGCGTGCGGCTCAATTCGGCCGCGGGCCTCTCCCCCGCGGTGGACGACCGCCCGCTCGCGCCGCGCGAGGAATTCGAGCTGGAGCTGGGCGCGGGTCCGCACGCTCTGACCTTCGGGGTGGACGGCGCGGCGCGGAAGGGATTGCCCCTGCGGTGCGAAATCGAGGAGGCCCCGGGATCGCCCGGCCGCCTTCGGATCGTGTGCGGCAAATAGCCGCTCCGTCGCGTTCACTTCCTCGACTTGACCAGCTCGATCGCGGTCTCCGCCAGGAGGTCTCCGGCCTCCGGCGCAAGCTTGCTCCGGATGCCGAACGTGACTTCGTAGCCGCCGCGCCGGAACGCCTCCCGGTGGGGAACGTACCCCACCATGCCGTTGGCGTAACCGACGACCCGCGTGCGCACGGGATATGTTTCCTCCTTGATCCGAAGGCCGTACTCCACGAAGTATTCGGCGGGGACGGCGACGTAGGCGAACTCGTCGAGAAAGAGGGCCTGGACCTCGGCCGGTTCCTTCCCGTTTTTCCGGCGGATCTCTTCGAGGAGGGCCGGCATCGTCTTATCGTAGAAGCCGGGCTCGCCGAAGCGCTGGGCGCCCCGCGCGGTGCCTCGAAGATCCGCCTCGGTGTAGGCGCGGTAGGGCAGCTCGATCGTGCGGCTCCGGGCGGACAGGCGCGCGGCGGGACGGAACTTCATAAGTCCGATCGCCTTTTCCGCCGCCGAGGCCAGAACCCGGCCGCACTCGGCCATCGTCTTTTCCTTGTTCACGCCGGAAGGGTCGTTGTGGTGCAGATTTCCGGCGGCTCCCTGGAGAAAAAGCGCGACGGGCCAGCCTTTTTCCTTCAGGGCGAGGGCGAGCTGGCCGGGATAGCCGGCGCTGAACGCGTCGTCGCCCCCGTGGTGGCAGGGATGGCAGGCGAAGTTGACGATCGCGCCGAGAGGCGCCCCCTCCTTCGATCGCGCCGCCAGAACCGCCACCTCCGGATCCACGGGACCTTCGAAGGCCAGGGCGTCGGGATCGCGGAACGAGCCGTGGCAGCGGACCGTTCCGTTGCGGTAAAGAACCCGCCGGTTGTACGCCACGTTCCACTCGAAGACGCCGGCCAGCCCGATTTCGGCCTCGCGGCGACCCTGCCAGGCGCGGACGAAGGCCTCCGCCGCGCGGTCGATCATCCGCTCGACGTAGGCATCCTCGCGCGGATAGAGGTCGGCCTCGACGGCCGGTCCGGCATGGTTGTGCGTGGCGGCCACGAGGAGAGCTTCCGCGGGAAAGCCCGTCCGCTCCTGAACGCGCCGGCGGATCTCCGCCGTCGTGTCGCGGTGGACGAAGAGGACGTCGAGGGCGATGAAACCCGCGCGGCCGCCGCCGGACTCGAAGACGGCCGCGCGGGCGAAAAGCGGATCGAGCACCCGCCGGCCGTAGACGAGGCTGTTCCAGCCGCATTTCCGGGTCCCGGGTTCGGGCGTGATGTCCTCTTCGGCGAAGCCGGCCTTGAGGGAGACCGGATCCTGGAGAAG from Planctomycetota bacterium carries:
- a CDS encoding SGNH/GDSL hydrolase family protein; this encodes MRKVLLLILLPAGSAPGPAGPFELLEGDRVVFVGNAFVERDLHHNYLEAFLTERFAGRRILFRNLGWSGDTVFGHARAGFGTPEDGFRALVRHLSELQPTVLFLAYGMNESFDGEPGLPEFRKGLERLLDAVTGLGPRAVFLVSPIRHENLGPPLPDPEEHNRRLRLYGDALRQAAEKRRLGFIDLFDGLAPGPGEGPLTDNGIHLTDRGYRRAAETILRALGLGPVPSEVSVTLEGASRAARREALPGGRSRLRIEGLRPGRYELRVDGVPAASATAEEWARGVEIDHGPEVERFERLREAIRLKNFHYFNRWRPQNETYIFGFRKREQGHLAPEIPRFDPVVEAKERDIAAILASAPPAYVLEVRP
- a CDS encoding PVC-type heme-binding CxxCH protein, yielding MIAALLALLLQAPQEPDPEQERRSFKVAEGWEVTLFAADPLVAKPIQMNWDPRGRLWVATSTVYPQILPGQTPDDKIVVLEDSDGDGRADRSHVFAEGLFIPTGVEPGRGGAYVANSTELLHLADTDGDGRADRRRILLSGFGTEDTHHIIHTFRWGPDGALYFNQSIYIHSHVETPHGPRRLGGAGIWRFRPDTYELDVFVRGMCNPWGHTFDAWGQSFGTDGAGFDGIHYLLPGATFVHFPGAERPFPGLNPGHPKYCGHEILSGRHVPEDWRGNIVANDFRAHRIVRFAIGDDGAGYFAKPLGDLLSSTDPAFRPVDVRMGPDGALYVADWYNPIINHGEVSFRDPRRDKTRGRIWRLSFKGRPLVPRPRLHGAPVPELLEHLKAPEDWTRHMARRELAERGPAEVLPVLTAWIRTLSDEHDLLEGLWLQETLGSVEPDLLRRLLRARDPRARAAAVRVLAHVHRRVPDALALLEERAADDHPRVRLEAVRALQEIPSERAIEAAFRAFDFPVDRFLDYALWLLARETRDRWVPAFEAGRISFGGDARRLQFALQAARATSALPTLARHLREGRIVHGREGVVEFLAASGGPEELRTLFELQDAALRPRVFEHLARAARERGARPAGDLGRVREHFDSVEASLVLAGAWKLEALRPELERRARAGSRAAVEGLVALGGPASVEFFRRLAAPDGPEGARVLGVLGLAALDVQAAAGPAAQILAAAPLDLVPAFLSRKGGAEALAAALDPSRIPADAARLGLRAIYEAGGQAPALAEVFRTAVGLGSRSRERSPEEMKALMADVLARGDPARGEDVYRRRELGCVQCHAIAGAGGNVGPDLLSLGASAPLDYIVESVLLPEKKQKEGYASLQVLTTSGDVLSGVVLRRLPDGGVVLRDPARDEIVLPRGKIEAMKPIGSVMPSGLADLLTDAEFLDLVRFLSELGKPGPFAAGVAPVVRRWRVREGASPAWIPAYSRVSGNLPLEGVSAARAEIEVTTPGTFRVRLNSAAGLSPAVDDRPLAPREEFELELGAGPHALTFGVDGAARKGLPLRCEIEEAPGSPGRLRIVCGK